A window from Dysidea avara chromosome 2, odDysAvar1.4, whole genome shotgun sequence encodes these proteins:
- the LOC136246923 gene encoding uncharacterized protein, giving the protein MFRFPKDAERRHLWTRALKRKFWEPNKHSRLCGTHFISGKPVKLRNDPDYVPTVFVYSGKATATTSRNVSRCKRLMQRRERQYAAKRQKGVGAKRKTASVPLVTEQTDQPMEMNSAREEESEIENHDPNSSAQVCEQAVSDGDQNGIECEGNNELLQKLEGMEQTILSQQELIANLSFLLNAKQQHVETSVSSALHTQMQTITLQENFISQLQAGLKEATLSPAAKLMNDDEQTHYFTGLSSYALFESLSNLLTSAFKKINSNYGNLSSKDNLLLVLTKLRTAVPNKELSYRFGISTGRVSQIFHEWIDIMARELRQLIVWPDRQMIRKTLPSCFKPLYPRATCIIDCSEIFIERASSLSARSETYSSYKSHNTAKIFVTVSPTGAIIFISKCWGGCVSDKMITSKCGFLDKIVHGDLVLADRGFDIAEDLGLRGASLAIPAFTKGKPQLSQREVETSRKLSNVRIHVERAIG; this is encoded by the exons ATGTTCAGGTTCCCGAAGGATGCTGAAAGAAGACATTTGTGGACTCGAGCACTGAAGAGAAAGTTTTGGGAGCCGAATAAACATTCGAGGCTTTGTGGAACTCACTTCATATCAG GAAAGCCAGTGAAGCTAAGAAATGATCCAGATTATGTCCCTACTGTTTTTGTCTATTCTGGAAAAGCAACAGCTACTACTAGTAGAAATGTATCTCGTTGTAAACGATTAATGCAGCGACGTGAGCGTCAGTATGCTGCAAAGCGACAGAAGGGTGTTGGTGCTAAGCGAAAGACTGCTTCTGTGCCTCTGGTAACTGAACAGACTGACCAGCCAATGGAAATGAATTCTGCAAGAGAAGAAGAAAGTGAGATAGAAAATCATGATCCTAACAGTTCTGCACAAGTTTGTGAACAGGCAGTGAGTGATGGTGACCAAAATGGTATTGAATGTGAAGGTAACAATGAGCTCCTGCAAAAACTGGAAGGTATGGAGCAAACTATTTTGTCACAGCAGGAGTTAATAGCAAATCTAAGTTTTCTTCTTAATGCAAAACAGCAGCATGTTGAAACAAGTGTTAGTTCTGCTCTACACACCCAGATGCAAACCATTACATTGCAAGAAAACTTTATTTCGCAATTACAAGCTGGTTTGAAGGAAGCTACACTTTCTCCAGCCGCAAAGCTGATGAATGATGATGAGCAAACGCATTACTTTACAGGGCTGTCATCATATGCATTGTTCGAATCTCTATCAAACCTGTTAACTTCAGCATTTAAAAAAATCAACTCTAATTATGGAAATCTGTCAAGCAAGGACAATTTGTTATTGGTTTTGACAAAATTGAGAACAGCAGTCCCCAATAAGGAATTATCATACAGATTTGGCATTTCTACTGGAAGAGTGTCACAAATTTTTCATGAATGGATTGATATAATGGCACGGGAATTACGCCAGCTAATAGTATGGCCTGATCGGCAAATGATAAGGAAAACTTTACCAAGCTGCTTCAAGCCACTTTATCCAAGAGCAACCTGCATAATTGACTGCTCAGAGATATTTATAGAGAGAGCAAGTTCCCTGTCAGCTAGAAGTGAAACTTATTCTAGTTACAAAAGTCACAACACGGCAAAAATTTTTGTTACCGTGAGTCCAACAGGAGCTATTATATTCATCTCAAAATGTTGGGGTGGATGTGTATCGGATAAAATGATCACTTCTAAATGTGGATTTCTTGATAAAATTGTCCATGGTGATTTGGTTCTTGCTGACAGAGGGTTTGATATTGCAGAGGATTTAGGACTAAGAGGAGCTTCACTTGCCATCCCAGCATTCACTAAGGGAAAGCCACAATTGTCCCAAAGGGAAGTAGAAACGTCTCGAAAGCTATCCAATGTAAGAATTCATGTGGAAAGAGCCATTGGATGA